The sequence TctgcacagtgggggggggggggggggggtccaaaaaAACACTTAAATTGCCCAATACTAAATAggtacctgatgatcctgtgggacatatttctcctctgaacaatcctgtggtagaagaagaggactgggacatctctccggtgatgttctcttactggatctacctgtaggaaacacatccagagactgaattccttctttccatacagataatgaaaggacgtgtggatttagtcctgtctattacctgctgatgtgaggggctggtggtcctccatcatgacgtccttgtacacatctttgtgtccttctaaatactcccactcctccatggagaaatagacagccacatcctgacaccttataggaacctgacacacacaatgatcccgtcatcacccagatcccttcatagtgttactgtataatgtcccagcattcccagcagtgtcacctctccagtcagcagctccatcatcttgtgggtgacttctaggatcttctgctcattgatgtcatcatgtatcagggggtgaggtggaggagccgggattgggctcagggttctcctccgtccttcatacacaggggccttacagcgcccactagaggtcttcttcactactgtgtaatcctggttatggagagacacattgataaatctccctccatacatttccagaatctctcacctctccagtcctatcatctgttattcccatagataatgatgtcatgtgacctcatcacaatctctcacctctccagtaatatagaagagaatctctagggtgagctggaagattctctccaccctcgtgtctccaCCCATTGTCCTAAATAAAAAGAAGATAAAACCAAGTAAACCAACTCTTGAAAGGATTAGAATATGAGTTTCTCTATGATGGAGATTAGATCAGTGTTCAAGGCCAATTCAGACAGAAATATTCAGGATGGAAACCATGACCAATAAGTGACATTTCCGGCACTACTGAGGCTCCTCTGAGATGAAGTTACAATATGATGGTTATTTATGATGCTGGGAGTATCCTGTCCTGACATGACACTGTGTATAGACCCGCAGTGGTTCTAGTACTGACCTCCTTATGTGACCCCTGGCCAGGAGGAAACCCCAAGCCAGAGAGATGGAAGTGAGGGttcactgataaatgtccccggtGACTACACACCTACCTCCACCTGCAGAGCTGTGCTCCAGATATATgtgacaggacctgtgatgatgtcatagtcatgtgatcagccccatgtgtgggaggagtcaggctcTGTGCTGCCagagaagctataggacctgtgatgatgtcatggccatgtgattagtcacatgtgtgggaggagtcaggctcCAGGAAGCGTTCCAGGGGCGGGGCCATGTGAGGAGAAGTTGTGTCCAGCGCTGAGACTTGTGTTGTTCTGTTCCTTTATAGAGTAATTAACCAAATATGACTCAGACCATACGtgatacaaaaaattttttatttatataaattcaaAAGACATAAGGCATGGGTACTTCACCAATTTTCGGCTATAGCCTGCCGTAGTCCATATGTAAGTCCTCGCTTAGAGCTCCATGGCTTCCACTGAGGCACGGAACGACCAGTGTGTCCTGTGACGTTTTAGAGGTGGTTCCTCCTTTCTCAGACGTGCGCCGTAGTGACTAGTACAGCCATCACAACAAACTTATATAATCACAATACACTAATACACTATTACAAAAAGACATTAAAATTACACTGTTCATTGAGCCCCGAGGATGTAGGGTATCTAATCTTGTAATCCAATAGACTTCACGTTGGAgtaatttcttttttaattcaTTTACTTGTGTTATTTCTTCTAAAACTTACCAACGTAAGTCTCTCACATTATGCTGAAACTCACGAAAATGTCTAGCAGCGGCTGTttcttgtttaaccctttcactgctggTTTTTTAATTCTTCTTCTGTTTTAGGTTTTGCCTAATCACTGATTTATGTGCATTTAATATAGTTTTTATGGTtctggatgtctgccccacctatGCTAATTCGCACGGGCATTTTAACATGTGTATGAATGATGAGGTATTACAAGTGTAAAATCCTCTCACTTGAATCTTAGTTCCCTTACTCAATACTTAAGTGCCAATCTCGAGTGTTGAAGGCAGTCTTCTATTCATCCCCTTCATGGATACGGATGAGATTATTTGCACCCCGGAGGTCCAACTTAATGAAGACCTTAGCGCCACAGTtgcggtcaaagagttccgtgatcaaatGTAGTGGGTAGTGGTTCTTGACAGTAAGTTTattaagcccacgatagtctatgcagGCGCTGAGAgatccatctttcttggccacaaaatgGAATCCAGCACAGGCAGGAGACAAAGACTTGCGGATAAAccctttctgcagattctccaTGATATAGACTGACATAGCTGTGGTCTCCGGTGTGGACAATGGGTATACCCTACCTCGTGGCGGAGACATGCCCGGCAGCAACTCTTTAGGACAGTCGTAAGGACAGTGTGGTGGCAGATTCTCCGCTTGTTTCTCTGAGAAGACCCACTAGAGGCTTGGAGGATACTGAAGCAGTCGAGCACAGGAGCTTGTTGCTGCAACCATAGGAGACCCATTAGAACGACAAACGTAGATCGGGgaagcacataaaatgacagtctctccttggTGCATAGCCCCAACTTGCAGAGACAGAAGATCGGTGCAGTAATATGCTGGATTGCTGAGGACctgtccactgacggaggagataGCTATTGGCTTCTCTaggcggaccacaggaaggtgatactGGGATACCAGGGCAGCGTCCACACAATTTCCTGCAGAACCAGAATCCAAGAAGATAGTGGCAAGGAGTATCCAAACACTGTGCTCTACACCATCCTAAAACATCATTTCCCATTACCATCATGCCAATAGATCACGTCCCCAACACAATTCCTAACCGTTTCCAGATGCTATGCAAACGAGAAGtttattggatttttaaactaaACACACTATCGCCTGGTGGGCTCAACGAAGTAAGCGAAACCATTTTATAATACGATAGGCATTACCACTTTCTCACTATCTAActtacctttttcatttttcatctacctttaaaatattcatcgtTACAAGATACTATATACAATTTGTGCCCATTCCCTGTGGGGCGCATTTAATACAAATTAAACATATAGTGAGACGTACAAAACTCTCCATATAAGATCAAGCATACGAGCACTCACAACAAAACAAGGAACAGTGCATATACATCTTCTCTTAAACCATCAGTTTCCT comes from Engystomops pustulosus chromosome 6, aEngPut4.maternal, whole genome shotgun sequence and encodes:
- the LOC140065420 gene encoding oocyte zinc finger protein XlCOF29-like — protein: MTMTSSQVLSHISGAQLCRWRTMGGDTRVERIFQLTLEILFYITGEDYTVVKKTSSGRCKAPVYEGRRRTLSPIPAPPPHPLIHDDINEQKILEVTHKMMELLTGEVTLLGMLGHYTVTL